From Arachis stenosperma cultivar V10309 chromosome 2, arast.V10309.gnm1.PFL2, whole genome shotgun sequence, one genomic window encodes:
- the LOC130962791 gene encoding uncharacterized protein LOC130962791, translating into MEVALGPGDRARAAGAEGAASVASQRGARRSPQQHTRTRPFGGTGGDSAIIMQELRHRVQNLERQLADRERDGQFTDPSYTPSPGSEEEDSHRSRPRRTSASRTEAESTREESPVRRRRNDTIIYSRGRATRRAARGREDGEGRPDRTRQPVIMGVTPFHRSVLEVRLPKHFDKPTDMRYDGTQDPLEHLTAFEARMNLEGVGDEVRCRAFPVTLAGPAIRWFNGLPQSSIYNFSDISRAFLAQFTMRIAKAKHPINLLGVTQRQGEPTRRYLDRFNDECLEIDGLTDSVASLCLTNGLLNENFRKHLTTKPVWTMHEIQTVAKEYINDEEVSRVVAANKRQSGYSQARQSGGDGERAKDKAREEASNKAPRPFPRVGKFTNYTPLTLPIVEVYQQIAEKGILPKPRPLKDRTGGNKNLYCDYHKGYGHQTQDCFDLKDALEQAIREGKLAAFSHLIREPRRRYRDQDEEGKTRSAKRRQDPEDRDHGLTVINVVTAKNAAPKSRSAHKKDVKVLAISSPPVQSSKKPPSISFGPEDQWAKGCRPDDSPAWGHRVRRPLHQTGRSHIPTNLGGANPRPKIGDGRVRNPPRFHSLQHHLGEKDNQRF; encoded by the exons ATCCCCCCAACAACACACGAGAACACGACCATTCGGGGGAACGGGCGGCGAcagcgccataataatgcagGAGCTACGCCACAGAGTCCAAAACCTAGAACGACAGCTGGCTGACCGGGAACGGGATGGACAGTTTACCGACCCAAGCTATACCCCGTCTCCCGGGAGCGAGGAGGAGGACTCTCACAGAAGCCGCCCGCGGCGTACATCCGCATCCCGGACGGAAGCGGAAAGCACGCGGGAGGAATCACCCGTAAGAAGAAGACGAAATGACACGATCATCTATTCCCGCGGCAGAGCAACCCGCCGAGCGGCAAGAGGTCGCGAAGACGGGGAAGGGAGACCTGACAGAACAAGACAACCTGTGATAATGGGCGTCACCCCGTTCCACCGATCCGTCCTCGAGGTCCGGTtgccgaaacacttcgacaaaccaacggacatgaggtatgACGGAACTCAGGACCCTCTGGAACACCTCACGGCCTTTGAGGCCAGGATGAACCTAGAGGGAGTAGGGGACGAAGTAAGATGCCGCGCCTTCCCGGTTACCCTAGCAGGACCAGCGATCagatggtttaacggcctccctCAAAGTTCCATCTACAATTTCTCAGACATCAGCCGTGCATTCCTTGCCCAATTTACAATGCGGATAGCAAAGGCCAAGCACCCCATCAACCTTTTAGGGGTAACCCAGAGACAAGGAGAGCCGACCAGGAGGTACTTagatcggttcaacgacgaatgcttggaaatCGACGGCTTAACCGACTCGGTGGCCAGTCTCTGCCTGACAAATGGCCTCCTCAATGAGAACTTCCGAAAACACCTTACCACGAAACCGGTTTGGACAATGCATGAAATCCAGACGGTGGCCAAGGAGTACATAAAcgacgaggaagtcagccgagtcgtggctgccaataagCGGCAGTCCGGCTACAGCCAAGCTCGTCAGTCCGGTGGGGACGGTGAAAGAGCAAAAGACAAGGCCAGGGAGGAGGCATCAAACAAAGCACCTAGGCCGTTTCCTCGAGTCGGAAAGTTCACTAACTACACCCCACTCACTCTCCCCATCGTGGAAGTTTACCAGCAAATAGCTGAGAAGGGAATCCTTCCGAAGCCCCGACCACTTAAGGACCGTACGGGAGGAAACAAGAACCTTTACTGTGATTACCACAAGGGTTATGGCCATCAAACACAGGACTGTTTTGACCTGAAGGATGCACTGGAACAAGCGATAAGGGAGGGAAAGTTAGCAGCGTTCTCCCATCTCATCAGGGAGCCGAGAAGACGTTATCGTGATCAAGACGAGGAAGGCAAGACCCGTTCGGCCAAACGGCGACAAGACCCCGAGGACAGAGACCACGGCCTCACCGTGATAAACGTGGTAACGGCAAAAAATGCTGCACCAAAATCCCGGTCGGCACACAAGAAAGACGTTAAGGTTCTGGCGATCTCATCCCCGCCGGTGCAAAGCTCTAAAAAACCTCCATCCATTTCTTTTGGCCCGGAAGACCAGTG GGCTAAAGGATGCCGACCTGACGACTCACCAGCATGGGGTCATCGGGTtaggcgaccacttcatcaaaccGGACGGAGTCATATCCCTACCAATCTCGGTGGGGCAAATCCAAGGCCGAAGATCGGCGATGGCCGAGTTCGTAATCCTCCGAGATTCCACagcctacaacatcatcttgGGGAGAAAGACAATCAACGATTTTGA